TCGGCTTCCTGGATGGACAGAGCCGCCAGCAGGTGCTGCCGGCGTCGGCGCAGGCGGGCGTGGGGCTGGGCTGGGAGGGCGTGCTCCTGGACGGGAAGCTGGACCTCTGGGTGGACGTGGCGGCGGGGCAGGGGAGTCAGTCGCTGCGGTTGGATCCAGGCGGCGACGTGCCGGTGCGGCACCGCACGCTGCTCGTGGGCGTGGCGGTGGGGCCCACGTGGACATGGGGCCGGCTGGGCCTGTCCACCGGTCCGCGCGTGGCCGGTTTGTGGTTGCAGCGCTCCTTCCAGTTGGAGCTGCTGGACAGGAACGAGCAGTACGTCACGGCCTGGCCGGGATGGATGGCCGCGCTGTCGTTCCGCTTCAGTCCGGTGTGGATGGTGGAGGCGCGAGCGCAGGCGTTGTGGGCCTACGTCCCGGTGGACGGGCAGACGCGCACGGTGGGCTTTGGAGGCCTGATGCTGGCCGGAGGGTACCGCTTCTGATGCGAGCCAGGACATGCGGCGGAGCGCTGGTGCTGGCGCTCGTGGGCTGTGGCGGATTCGAGAACGGAGACCTGCGCACAGGCACCGTGCGAGGCCGCGTGCTGGGCGCGGAGTCCGGCGTGGCGCGCGTCAGCGTGCTGGGCCATGAGGAGCTGCGCGCGACGGTGGCCGCGGACGGCCGCTTCGAACTGGACGGAGTGCCGGCGGTGTCGCTGGAGCTGTACGTGGTCGCCTCACGCACGAAAGCGGCGAGGACGCCCGTGCTGGCGCAAGGAGCCCGGGTCACCGACGTGGGCGACATCCAGGGGAAGCCCGGGGCCTTCCTCACCGTGAGGGTGCGGGACGAGCAGGGCGCCATCCCGCCCGACGTCGAAGTGGAGCTGCGAGGCACGGGGGAAGACCGCGCGAAGGTGGACACGAGCAGCGGAGAGGTGCGCCTGGGGCCACTGCCCGCGGGCTGCTACGCGCTGGAGGTCAAGGCCGACGACCTGGAGGACGTGGAGACCGAGGTCTGCGTCCGTGAAGGCGAGGAGCGGCTCCAGCCCATCACGCTGCCCGCGGATGACGATGGCGGCGGGGACGACGACGGCGGCGATGACCACGGCGGCCGCGATGGTGGCTGAGCGGCACTTCAGGTGGGGTTCGGCTTCACCGTGATTCCGCAGCGGTGATTCGCAGCGAATCCAAGAAGGCTTCGCCCTCGGGAAACGGGTCTTGCTCCAGCCCGGGCGCATGGAGGGTGACGCGACCTGTGCCGAGGACGATCCAGCGGATGCGGAGCATCTCCTTCGGTCCGACCAGGATGAATCCAGGCTGTTCCTTCCCCCGAGAGACCGTGCGCATCTCCCACCCATTCCAGGGCGCGGGCAGGCGGCTGAGTGTGTCCTCGGGAAAGCCGTAGCTCTGGACCAGGGTCTTTCGCAGTTGCTCGACGTTCTCCTGGGTCGATGCGTGAGGCGGGAAGGAGTCTGCTTCCCAGGTCACGCTCAGATGCCGGCTCAGGTCCTCCCGGTACCACGCGCAAACGACGAAGGCCGTGACCTGGGGATCCAGACCAGTGACTTCCGTGGGCTTGTACGTCCGGCATCCTTCGAGGAGGTCTGGGGGAATCCCCTCCGGCCTCGGGAGTGGCACACGTGGCGCCATGACGCTGATTCCAGGCACGGGCTCCCAACGGATCAGATCCTCCGGAAGGGGCCACTGGGGCCAGGCGGGAGCAGCCGTCCGCCCCGTCGCACAGGCCATGCATGCGAGCCCAACCACACCTGGAATGAAGCGGTACGCCTGGAGCATGAAGATAGGGTACACCCCGGGCCGTGAAGCCCCTGCCTCCCTCTCGCCCCTCGAAGGTGACGACGTGAACGACCGACTCCTGCGCACGGCGCGCCGCCAGCCCACCGACACCACCCCCGTGTGGCTGATGCGTCAGGCGGGCCGCTACCTGCCCGAGTACCGCGCCATCCGCGGCAACATCGCGTTCCTGGACCTCTGCAAGAACCCGGACCTGGCCGCGGAAGTCACCGTCCAGCCCATCACCCGCCTGGGCGTGGACGCGGCCATCATCTTCTCCGACATCCTCATCCCCGTGGAGGCCATGGGCATCCACCTGGAGCTGGGCGACAAGGGCCCCCACTTCCCCAACCCGCTGCGCACGCCCGCGGACATCGACAAGCTCGGCGTCCCCGACCCCGTCGAAGGCACCGGTTTCGTCGCCGAAGCCATCCGCCGCACGCGCAAGGCCATCAACGACTCCGTGCCCGTCATCGGCTTCGCAGGCGCGCCCTTCACCCTGGCCGCGTACATGGTCGAGGGCGGCGGCTCCAAGAGCTACATCCAGATCAAGCGCCTGCTCTTCGAGCAGCCCGAAGTCGCCCACCGCCTCTTCCAGAAGCTCACCGACACCCTCATCCCGTACCTCAAGATGCAGGTGGAGGCCGGCGCCAGCATCGTCCAAATCTTCGACTCCTGGGGCGGCGAGCTGTCCCCCTGGGACTTCGAACGCTTCAGCCTCCCGTACCTCACCCGCATGGTCACGGAGCTCAAGGCCACCGGCGTCCCCGTCATCCTCTTCGGCGTGAACATGACCCCGCACCTGCCGCTCCTGAAGCGCACCGGCGCGGACGTCATCGGCCTGGACTGGCGCTGCCCCGTGGACGAGGGCCGCCGCATCCTCGGGCCGGACGTGGCCACCCAGGGCAACCTGGATCCGCTCCACCTCTTCCTGCCCCGCGAGGAGCTGGACGGTCGCGTGAAGGACATCCTCCGCCGCGCCGGCCCCACCGGGCACATCTTCAACCTGGGCCACGGCATCCTCCCGCCCACCGACCCGGACGCCGCGAAGTTCCTCGTGGAGGCCGTCCACAAGCACGGCGCCGCCCTCCGCCAGGGCACGCTCGGCTGAACAATCCCCCGCCCGCCCGACTGGCGAGCAGTTGACTCAAGAATCAATCCGACATTGACGCGGTGCATTGCCCGCCGTTAGAAGCGCCTCACTCGTTTCACAGAGGGTGAGGCACACATGGCAAGCGAGAAGCGCAACGGCCACCGGCGGGTGGCCATCGTCCGAGGGCTGAGGACGCCGTTCGCGAAGGCGGGCACCGTCTTCGCGAACCTGACGGCGCTGGACCTGGGCCGCATGGTGGTCCAGGAGCTGGTGCAGCGCAGCGACCTGGACCCCAACGAAATCAACCAGGTCGTCTTCGGACAGGTCATCCCCACGCTGACCGCGCCGTCCATCGCGCGCGAGGTGGTGCTGGCGGCGGGCCTGCCCAAGCGCATTGACGCCTTCACGGTGGCGCGCGCCTGCGCCACGTCCATCCAGTCCATGGTGGCGGGCGCCAACGCCATCGCGCTGGGGGACGCGGACGTCGTCATCACCGGCGGCACCGAGTCCCTGTCGGACGCGCCCATCTTCACCAGCCGCCCGCTGGCGCACGCGCTCGCCGCGTCGTCCAAGGGCAAGAGCCTGCCGGACAAGCTCAAGCCCTTCCAGAAGCTCAAGGCCAAGGACCTCATCCCCGTGCCCCCCGCCATCGCCGAGTACTCCACCGGCGAGACGATGGGCGAGAGCGCGGAGAAGATGGCCAAGGAGAACGGCATCACCCGCGAGGAGCAGGACCTCATCGCGTTCAACTCGCACCAGAACGCGGCCCGCGCGTGGAAGGAGGGCCTTTTCGACGGTGAGGTGATGCACGTCACCGTGCCGCCGAAGTACGAGCAGACCGCCACGAAGGACAACATCGTGCGCGACGACACCAGCCTGGAGGCGCTCTCCAAGCTCAAGCCGGTGTTCGACCGCCGCTATGGCAGCGTCACCGCCGGCAACGCGTCCCCGCTGACGGACGGCGCCGCGGCGCTCCTGCTGATGAGCGAGGAGAAGGCGAAGGCGCTGGGCTACGAGCCGCTGGGCTTCCTGCGCTCGCACGCCTTCGCGGCCACGGACCCGGGCGACCAGCTGCTCCAGGGCCCGGCGTACGCGGCGCCCGTGGCGCTCAAGCGCGCGGGGATGAAGCTGGGGGACATCGACCTGGTGGAGATGCACGAGGCCTTCGCCGCGCAGGTGGCGAGCAACCTCCAGGCGCTGGCGTCCAAGGAGTTCGCGAAGAAGGCGGGCTTCAACGCGCCCGTCGGTGAAGTGGACCGGTCCATCCTGAACGTGACGGGCGGCTCCATCTCCATCGGGCACCCGTTCGGTGCGACGGGCGCGCGCATCATCACGCAGGCCCTCAATGAGCTGAAGCGTCGGAACAAGAACACGGTGTTGTGCACCGTCTGCGCCGCGGGTGGCCTGGGCGCCGCGGTCATCCTGGAGCGTGCGTGATGGCGACCAAGCAAGAGGCAGTCGAAGCGAAGCAGGGCTTGAGCTACGACGTCACGAACGGCGTCGCGGTCATCACCGTGGACCAGCCGGGCGCGCCGGTGAACACGCTGTCTCCGGAAGTGGGCACCGCGTTCTCGGATCTGCTCGTGCAGGCGGAGCGGGACCCGGAGGTGAAGGCCGTCGTCTTCATCTCCGGCAAGAAGGACAACTTCGTCGCCGGCGCGAACATCGACTTCCTGCAGACCCTGAAGACGCCCGCGGACGTGGAGGCCATCAGCCGCGGCGCGCACGAGCAGTTCGACCGGCTGGAGTCCTTCTCCAAGCCGGTGGTCGCGGCCATCCACGGCGCGTGCCTGGGCGGCGGCCTGGAGTGGGTGCTCGCGTGCCACTACCGCATCGTCACGGACAGCCCCAAGTCGGTGGTGGGCCTGCCGGAGACGCAGCTGGGCCTCATCCCCGGCGCTGGCGGCACGCAGCGGCTGCCCGCGCTGATTGGCGCGGAGGCCGCGCTGGACCTCATCCTCACCGGCAAGAACGTCAAGCCGTCCAAGGCGAAGAAGCTGGGCATCGTGGATGAAGTCGTGCCGGTGCCCATGCTCAAGGACATCGCCCTCAAGCGCGCGGTGGAGCTGGCGGCGGGCACGCTCAAGGTGGAGCGCTCGCACCAGGGCTTCAAGGCCGTGGCCCAGAGCGGCAAGAAGAAGGGCATCGCCGGCATCTTCCAGGGGCTCATCAACAAGGACCTGTGGAAGGAAGCGGCGCTGGAGGACAACCCGCTCGGCCGCAAGGTGATGTTCGACCAGGCGAAGAAGCAGCTCCTGAAGAAGACGCGCGGCAAGTACCCCGCGCAGGAGAAGGCGCTGCAGGTCATCCGTGTGGGCCTGGAGTCCGGCCGCAAGGCGGGCCTGGACGCGGAGGCGAAGGCCTTTGGCGAGCTGGTGTTCACGGACGTGTCGCGGCGCCTGGTCGAAATCTTCTTCGCCACCACGGCGCTGAAGAAGGAGAACGGCACCGCCAACCCCAACCTGAAGCCGCGCGAGGTGAAGAAGGTGGGCGTGCTGGGCGGCGGCCTCATGGGCGGCGGCATCGCCTACGTGGCCGGCGTGCTCCAGGGCGTGCCCGTGCGCGTGAAGGACCGGGACGACGCGGGCGCGGGCCGCGCGCTCAAGCAGGTGCAGACGGTGCTGGATGAGCGCGTGAAGCGCCGCTCGCTCACCCGGCTGGAGTCCAACGCGAAGCTGTCCAACATCACCGCGGGCACGGACTACAGCGGCTTCAAGTCGGTGGACCTGGTGATTGAAGCGGTGTTCGAGGACCTGAAGCTCAAGCACCAGGTCATCGCGGAGGTGGAGGCCGTCACCGGCGAGAACACCATCTTCGCGTCCAACACCTCCAGCCTGCCCATTGGCGAGCTGGCGAAGGGCAGCAAGCGCCCCTCGCAGGTGATTGGCATGCACTACTTCAGCCCGGTCCACAAAATGCCGCTGCTGGAGATCATCACGCACCCGGGCACCGCGGAGTGGGTGACGGCCACCTGCGTGGACGTGGGCAAGAAGCAGGGCAAGACGGTCATCGTCGTCAACGACGGGCCGGGCTTCTACACGTCGCGCATCCTCGCGCCGTACATGAACGAGGCCGCGTACCTGCTGGCGGAAGGCGCGGACATCGTCCAGCTGGACAAGGCGCTGGTGGACTTCGGCTTCCCGGTGGGGCCCATCACGCTGTTGGACGAGGTGGGCATCGACGTGGCCCAGAAGGTGGGGCCCATCATGGAGGCCGCGTTCGGCAAGCGCATGGCGGCGCCCAAGGCGCTGGAGGGCGTGGTGTCCGACGGCCGCCTGGGCCGCAAGACGAACAAGGGCTTCTACCTGTACGAGAACGGGAAGAAGAAGGAGGTGGACCCGCAGGTCTACCTGCTCCTGCCGCACGGCAAGGACCGCAAGTCCCTGGAGGCCTCGGAGATGGCCGAGCGCGTCGCGCTGCAGATGGTGAACGAGGCCATCCGCTGCCTGGGGGAGGGGATCCTGCGCAACGCGCGCGACGGCGACGTGGGCGCCATCTTCGGCCTGGGCTTCCCGCCGTTCCTGGGCGGCCCGTTCCGGTACGCGGACGCCCTGGGCCCGGCCAACCTGCTGCGCAAGCTGGAGCACTACCAGGACAAGTACGGCGAGCGCTTCACGCCCGCGCCGCTGCTGGTGGAGAAGGTGCGCGCCGGCAAGGGCTTCTACGAGTCCTGAGCGCGTGACGCACCGGGCGG
This DNA window, taken from Corallococcus coralloides DSM 2259, encodes the following:
- a CDS encoding carboxypeptidase-like regulatory domain-containing protein — protein: MRARTCGGALVLALVGCGGFENGDLRTGTVRGRVLGAESGVARVSVLGHEELRATVAADGRFELDGVPAVSLELYVVASRTKAARTPVLAQGARVTDVGDIQGKPGAFLTVRVRDEQGAIPPDVEVELRGTGEDRAKVDTSSGEVRLGPLPAGCYALEVKADDLEDVETEVCVREGEERLQPITLPADDDGGGDDDGGDDHGGRDGG
- the hemE gene encoding uroporphyrinogen decarboxylase, whose amino-acid sequence is MNDRLLRTARRQPTDTTPVWLMRQAGRYLPEYRAIRGNIAFLDLCKNPDLAAEVTVQPITRLGVDAAIIFSDILIPVEAMGIHLELGDKGPHFPNPLRTPADIDKLGVPDPVEGTGFVAEAIRRTRKAINDSVPVIGFAGAPFTLAAYMVEGGGSKSYIQIKRLLFEQPEVAHRLFQKLTDTLIPYLKMQVEAGASIVQIFDSWGGELSPWDFERFSLPYLTRMVTELKATGVPVILFGVNMTPHLPLLKRTGADVIGLDWRCPVDEGRRILGPDVATQGNLDPLHLFLPREELDGRVKDILRRAGPTGHIFNLGHGILPPTDPDAAKFLVEAVHKHGAALRQGTLG
- the fadI gene encoding acetyl-CoA C-acyltransferase FadI, whose product is MASEKRNGHRRVAIVRGLRTPFAKAGTVFANLTALDLGRMVVQELVQRSDLDPNEINQVVFGQVIPTLTAPSIAREVVLAAGLPKRIDAFTVARACATSIQSMVAGANAIALGDADVVITGGTESLSDAPIFTSRPLAHALAASSKGKSLPDKLKPFQKLKAKDLIPVPPAIAEYSTGETMGESAEKMAKENGITREEQDLIAFNSHQNAARAWKEGLFDGEVMHVTVPPKYEQTATKDNIVRDDTSLEALSKLKPVFDRRYGSVTAGNASPLTDGAAALLLMSEEKAKALGYEPLGFLRSHAFAATDPGDQLLQGPAYAAPVALKRAGMKLGDIDLVEMHEAFAAQVASNLQALASKEFAKKAGFNAPVGEVDRSILNVTGGSISIGHPFGATGARIITQALNELKRRNKNTVLCTVCAAGGLGAAVILERA
- the fadJ gene encoding fatty acid oxidation complex subunit alpha FadJ, which encodes MATKQEAVEAKQGLSYDVTNGVAVITVDQPGAPVNTLSPEVGTAFSDLLVQAERDPEVKAVVFISGKKDNFVAGANIDFLQTLKTPADVEAISRGAHEQFDRLESFSKPVVAAIHGACLGGGLEWVLACHYRIVTDSPKSVVGLPETQLGLIPGAGGTQRLPALIGAEAALDLILTGKNVKPSKAKKLGIVDEVVPVPMLKDIALKRAVELAAGTLKVERSHQGFKAVAQSGKKKGIAGIFQGLINKDLWKEAALEDNPLGRKVMFDQAKKQLLKKTRGKYPAQEKALQVIRVGLESGRKAGLDAEAKAFGELVFTDVSRRLVEIFFATTALKKENGTANPNLKPREVKKVGVLGGGLMGGGIAYVAGVLQGVPVRVKDRDDAGAGRALKQVQTVLDERVKRRSLTRLESNAKLSNITAGTDYSGFKSVDLVIEAVFEDLKLKHQVIAEVEAVTGENTIFASNTSSLPIGELAKGSKRPSQVIGMHYFSPVHKMPLLEIITHPGTAEWVTATCVDVGKKQGKTVIVVNDGPGFYTSRILAPYMNEAAYLLAEGADIVQLDKALVDFGFPVGPITLLDEVGIDVAQKVGPIMEAAFGKRMAAPKALEGVVSDGRLGRKTNKGFYLYENGKKKEVDPQVYLLLPHGKDRKSLEASEMAERVALQMVNEAIRCLGEGILRNARDGDVGAIFGLGFPPFLGGPFRYADALGPANLLRKLEHYQDKYGERFTPAPLLVEKVRAGKGFYES